TATGGCCTGGAGATGGGTGAGGAGCGGGAGGTTTACAAGGGACATCATGGGCCGGTGCACTGCGTCGAGTACAGTCCCGACGGGGAGATGTACGCGACCGGGAGCGAGGATGGTATGAGTCTTTGTTCTCGTACTCTTACAACGTGGCTAACACATGATGTAGGGACGATCCGGCTTTGGCAGACGACGCCAGGCAAGTCGTATGGGTTGTGGCAGGGGACAATCAACGGAGCGAGCTAAGCTAGGCCAAGTCGCGCATGTAATTTACTATTTCTGGGTGGAAAAAATGTGGATTGAAAAGCGCGATGACGTGATCAAGTGGGGAGGGTGGAGCAAAGAACGGCGACCGCGGGCAACGGCAACGGTATTGGATTGGCCCATGTACCCTGAGTAATCCCTTTTGATCACGGGTGTGCGATGTCAGCGTACTCTGTTCAGTCCGGCGACTATATATTGTACTCGACTTCGGCCATACCTCAGCAGCACACCGTATATAGCCGCACGGGTGAATCTGCTGGGCTTCATTACTTTCATCTTTACGGCCATGGTCTCTTGGCGGTTAGTCTCTGCCAGTGTGCTCGCAGCGGGATCCacgcttgtggccgcagcACCTGCCCAGGCTGTGCTTGAACTGAGCGGCGTCGAGCGATTGCCAACGCCAGCGACAGTTCAGACGTCCAATGCGACACTCGCGGCTGCCGATCGGGACGAGTCAAACATCCGGGTATTGACCTTCAACTGCTGGTGAGCTCCATTCCCAGTCACATGTATATTCATTTCAGCTAACAAGAACAACAACGCAGGGGTCTTCGCTTTGTTTCTCAGCACCGACTGGCTCGAGTCACAGCGATAGCAGACCGCATCCTGAATGCGTCTCCAGCGTATGACGTTGTAGCGCTCCAAGAGCTCTGGCTCAAGTCGGACCATGCCCTCGTCGCAGAGGCCGTAGCCCCGGTCCTCCCGTACAGCACAGTCTTCTATTCGGGCGCATTCGGCTCTGGCCTAAGTTTGTTCTCGCGATACCCGATCGAGCAAGCACAGATGCACCCGTTTGCGTTAGCCGGAGACCCCATCGATGTCCTAGGCGGTGATTGGTTCGTCGGCAAGGGTGTTGCCGCCGCTACGCTTGCCCACCCCGTCCTTGGCCACGTCGAACTCCTCACCTCGCACATGTTTGCCCGCGGAGGCGAGACAGGCACCGTCCTTCAACAGGCACACAGGCTTATCGGCGCTTGGGAGTATTCTCAATTGATCAGGCGGGCCGCTGAACTCGGTCGTTATGTGATCGTCGCTGGGGACTTCAACGCCGTAGACGGGAGTGCGCCCCTGGAGTTTATCCGTGCGCACGCCAAAGTTCAAGACGCCTGGTGGGAAACACACAATCTCACATCCCCCGCCGTGCCCATCGTGTTTCCTATTCCAAAAGAAGGCGCTGCGACATCGGCCCTGGCTGCCATTCACCAACATGGCGTTACCGCTGATTCTCCGTTGAATTCCTGGTCGGCCGGAAAACCCCTCGACGCTACGGCCCGTCGACACCTCGGAAAACGACTCGACTATGTTCTTTATCGCGGCCCAGACGCTCGTGCCGAGTTTGAGCTCGTTGCAAGCGAAGCCAAGGTCGTCATGACCGAGCGCATGGCTGACTTGGGTGTCTCCCTCTCGGACCACTTTGGAGTCGAGGTCGTGCTTGGAATCACACCAGCCGGAGTCAGCACCCAGCCGGAACGACCCGAGTTTTCAGAGACCAAAGTCGAGGCTAATGCGACGGAAATCCTGCCTCCTTTGCCTATCCCCCCGCCTGTTGCACGCACCCGCGCCCTCGTTCTTCACGATACGTTGCATGTTCTTCACGCTGCGATCCCTGCTTCGTATGCTGCTAGCACGGCGTACCTAACCACGGGTATAGCCTGTGCATTCTCACTCGTCGCCTTGGCTGTTGCAGCCGGCGCTGTCGGATGGGGTCCAAACGCCAAACGGCACCGCCCCCGAGTCGAACGATCAAACACAGACAACACGAGCCCCGTACGAGCCGAGCGCAAACGGACAAGAGCGTATACGACTCCTTCCCCAACCCATCCTACCGACCCACAATCTCCTCAAACTCCCTTATCTTCCCCGCCTCCATCTTCACCTCCACCCGCACTCCGACTTCCATTCCTTCCCTCGTCGTCCTCTTCCACCAAGTCCCGCCCGATCCAGGCTCCCTGGTGGCTCGGTATTGTTCTCGTTCTCGCTGGAGGCCTGTTGGCTGCTGCTGGCACGACCCTGCTCTACGCCGGTGTGCTCTTTGGAAGATGGGAGCGAAATGCGATTTGGGATGTGATTGATCAGATGGAGAGGTTGAGCTCCAGGGGCGGGATTGGGCAGTAGATCCCCTCGTCCCCCTCCCTTCTCTCTCCTTCCCGCCCTTCCCCTCGTTTTATCCCCTTGCACATCTGAATGAACCCTAACCATGAATCCAAATCACCCAAACCCATCCATTCCCCCATTTTCCCATTCCACTGTGTTTTTATTAACAGGAttactttttttttattatGTATCTTCACACTCTTGCTTTCCCGTTTTTGCCCATTGTAATTATGATCGTCGCTTGGTTTTTTTTAGATTGTTTGGGGTGTATATAGTTAGCTTATGACCCGTTATGAACATAATTGTCAATTTGAAATGAGTGGAGGTGTTTGAAAAGGTTAATCTACACGTGGGGTTGCAAATTCTTATTGGCTCCACAAAGGTGTCCCCGCTGGTTCATTTGAGTTGTATGCATGCATCCTTTATGCTCTTCTTCCGTGTGTTTAGGGACATGTTGGGATCGTTGGAGTATGTAATCAAAGGCCTCGTTGAGTTCAAAAAATTGGCAACGCATATACAGACTAGTGCATGGTCAAATATGAAGCAGGATTCTGCTAACAAATCTATTTCAGAGTGTTGCTAGCCAAGTACATGGAATCCTACCGACTCTATTAGCGTGGCTGTCACGAGACTCTCTCCTTGGGAGCTCTCCTAAGCGATTGGAGGTTTGACAAGAATTGAAGAATTCTGATTCAGAATGTCTGATATCAATGCACCGAGTCGTCCGTAAAAACCACATGGTTTACGAGGTACATGTCTTTCCTTAACGATGCCCAGACTGTACGAAGTGCTTGGGACAATCGTATAAGCTGTGTTCTACATAATCACCGTACTGTAGCCCGCTACCGTGCGCGTGGATTTCACGGTACCGTCATCAGAACCAGCACAGCTCTGGCGCTTGTTAATACAGATGTAGTCTCTTAAACAAAGTACTAATACGATAGACTGTGAGATGGTAGCCGTAGTTGTACGTTCTACTCTCTATCATGGCGGAAACATTCGCGTCTCACAAGGTGATGCGAGGCGGACCCCCGATGCCGTGAGTTGTTACTGACCCGCAGCCAGTGATCTGTCGCTCTGATCGCGCATTAACAGGCTCGGAGACGCAGTCAACTATTTCTCAGTCAGCGCTGCTACACCTCCAGGAACAACACACCCATCCGGCGCAACCCTTCGCATCAAACTAGACAACCCGCGCCCGGACACTCCGTTCATGATCAGAAGCAGTCAACTCATCAGCGGCCGAGTTTTGATCCAGTCCCCCAAGTCGCTCCGAATTCCAAACTTGTCGCTGCGCGTATACTTTGAATCGCGTACGCTCTACTGGAACTTGGAGCCCAAGAAGCAGAGGGATAATTTTGATCAGatggtgatgatgatgaccAAGTCGCAATTGGATACCGAGGATGAGATGGTACCCGTGACGAGGCACGAAGTTCATCGGGGCATCGTTCCTCCTTCCAACGTTCCACTTTCGTGGGGCGCTCAGATCGAGGTTCAACCCGATCAGGAAACTGTTCTTCCGTTTTCGTTTATCGTTCCGAAGAAGATGACCATCACTGAATGGAGTAAGCATCCGTACGCTCCGAGAGAGTTGTGTCGCGTCGAACGGTGCCCGCCTTCTACCCTTCGAGACTCGAGGTTTGGGAGTGTGCAGTGGGTAGTGGAGGCGATCATGGACCTCGTGCCTGATCCGAAATCCAAACAGGATTACGATACCATGTTGCGCCAACCGACGAGCGGACAAGTCGTTACGCGTATCGCGTTTCCGTTTGTGCCCAGTTTGGAAGACGTCTCTGCTCTCAGAACTGAGCCGTTCTTTGGCCATGATCCAGCAAAGGACCTGTACGGATCTCGGAGACTAAGCGAAGAAGAGCTCGAGTCTGAAAAAAAGGCGGTAATGGAGCGGGTCCGAGCGCGTGGAGGCAAGTGGGAAGTGTATTCAAAGGGATTTCCGACTGGAAAGAGTAACATGTGGTCCGAGGTGAGTTTTCCATGGTTATATGCGGCTAGGTTTTGTCGATTAAAGGTTGATATGCAGGTATGCACATCTGCTGGAGCGACCATATCTACCAATTCTGCGACACTTCCTATCCTTCTTTTCATCAAGCATGGTGGAGCTCAAAAGAGTATGAAATCACTCTTCCGTACTGCTAAACCCGTACCAGTATACCTTCATCGTGCGCTGGTTATTCTTTCGCGGGTTACCTCTACCAGGGGCGGAAAAGAGATCAAACCACACGTCAACGAGGTGACTGTTCGCCAACAAGAGTTTTTATTTGATAGCCAGACATCTGGCTCATCTGCTCCAACGGGACGTGCTATCTTGTACGAAGATGTCGAGCCGGTCGAAGTTGATTTAACATTGGATCTACAATCCGAAGCCCTGTATGGTAATCAACAGTCCATTCCAGCAAGGCACCTTTCTCCTAGCTTCCGTACGCCTAACTTTCAACACGAGGTATGTTTAAATATCGTCAGATAATTCTGGTACTGATGTTGGGCCTCTGGCAGTTTCTTCTTACGATATTGTTATCCTTTGCTGGAGACAAGACTGATAGGTCTCCAGTGAGGTTTACAGTTCAGGTCCTCCCCGCTGCTGGCGAAGATGGAAACCAGCTACCACCTTTTGAAGAGGTAGCTACTGATGTACTACCTCCGGCATTTGCTGAAGGCGGTGGTACTTCTAATTAGGACAAATGTGTTGCATAGATAACACCTATTGTACATGTTATTTATGCTATGTTGTAATTGTAAACAATTGTCTCGTCTGACGCTTCGGTTTTAGTTAATTGGGCTCAAGCGGTATCAAGGTTAACAAAGAGAATACGCGTAGTATCGTACTATTTCGAATCCAGCTATactatatatgcatatttgATTAGTGTCATACACTATGGACCTCTCGTAAAGTGACGAGCTTTGTGCGAATCGATGAAAGGTATCCATCATGATGGTGTATGCGTAATGTATGACCACACCTCCTATCCTTCGGCGATTCCCCTCCATCCACACCCCTACGTAAGTCAGATCGCCTCCATATTCTAGTCTAAATACGATGCGTTTTATGCAGTACATAcgtagcgcatatatacgaTAAATTCTGGCCCACCCGAGCTCACTTGGTGGCGTGGCCCTGCTGGTACTAAGGTTCGGCATATTACTCATGCCCCTTTCTACCATCCCCCAACCACGGCCACATCGCGACTTCACACTACGTTATATCACCATCGGCTCTCGCGCGCCCCAAGGCCTAGTGTGCCATTTAATGCAATTCGAGATCAATCTGACACTTTGATAGCCAACATGCGAGCGAGATGAACTGCTCAACGATGGGTGTATAGTTTTATCTTACTTAGATGGGCTTTGCGGAAGCTATGGGCTCGAGATCAAGGAGAAATCTACCCGCCCGGCAGCGGCTAACAAAGCGCAGATCAGGTGCACACCTAAGCGGACACATTCCCGGGCCGATAACAGGTTCCATGCCGCCGTATTTCCACGATTGTATGTTCTACGTAACGTTCTACCCGCGTTGGTTTACTACAGTAGTACGATTCCCCAATAAGTTATTGATCCATCGATGCCAGCACAGCTTTAGCAGTCTGCAGTATAGGTGCAGTGAGTTGCCAATCTCTGGGATAATATTAATAGGGCTGGGCATGCAGCATCAGCAAGTTTGCATGCCCGAACACATCTACCCGAGACCATTATGGAGTACTCCATATCCCATATGCCGGTGCGGCGTGAACCACCTATGCCGTGAGCCGAAATTACTTGTGGTTATGTACCTATCTCCCCTAATATGCCCAGCGTGACAGACTAGGAAATACTGTTAACTACTTCTCTGTCAGCGCCGCTACACCCCCAGGAGCGACACATTCGTCTGGCATATCCCTCCGCATCAAATTCGACAACTCCCATTCAGACACTCCGTTCAGAAGCAACCAGCTCATTAATGGTCAAGTTATTATCAACTCTACAAAGTCTTTCCAGATTCCCAGCTTATCACTACGTGTGTACTTTGAATCGCGCACCCTCTACTGGAGTCTGGAGGCCCAAGGTACGGAGAACAAATTTGGGCAGACGATATCAGGAATCAAGAATCCGATCGCATTGAACTATGATAATGTCATAAGACATGAAGTTCATCGTGGAGTGATCCCCATGTCCAGTATAACACTTTCACGGAGCTCTCAAATCGAGTTAGAGGCAGGCCAAAATATCTTCCTCCCGTTTTCATTCATCATCCCAGGAAAAATGGTCATCACAGAACATAGCGAAAACCCATATGCACCACGGGACTTGTGTGCTGTTGAGAGGTGTCCACCTTCTACGCTTCGGGACTCGAGGTTTGGAAGTGTTCAGTGGGTCGCAGAAGCGATCATAGATCTTGTACCCAGTCCTACGCCCAAACAAGACGCAGACACCTTGCTAAGGCAGTCGACAGACGATCAAGTTGTCGCACGTGTTGCCTTTCCGTTTGTCCCCAGCCCAGAAGATATCAATCCCCTTCGAAACGAGCCTTTTTTCGGTCAAGACCCAGAAAAGGATTTATTTGGGTCTCGGCGACTGAGTGACGAAGAGCTTGAGTCCGAGAAGAAAGCCGCGATGGGGCAGATGAAGGCACGAGGAGGAAAATGGGAAGTATATGTAAAGGCGATTCCGATTGGGAAGAGTAATTTGTGGTCGGAGGTGCGTATTCTCTATTCACAGTAATCCTTACTGATTCATATAGTTAGTTATATACACCTGAGGGTGCAATAATATCTACCGATTCCCTAAAACTTCCCATCGTTCTCTTCTTGAAGCATACGGGTGTACAATCGAGTCTTAAATCTTTATTCCGCTCTACCAAGCCCAAACCAGTTCACCTACGTCGTGCTCTGGTTACCCTGCTACGAGTAACGTCCACAAGGGGTGGGAAAGAAATACGTCCGCATGTCGAAAACACCGTCGTTCGCCAACAAGAGTTTTTGTTTGACAGTCAGTCGGGTTCATCCATGTCGGCAGGGCTTGCTATATTTCATGAAGACCGTGAGCCGGTCGAAGTTGATTTGACGCTGGATCTCCAGTCTGAAGTTTCATCCGGGAACCATTCGTCCATTCCAGTAAAGCTTCTTACCCCCAGCTTTCGTACGCCAAATTTCCAACACGAAGTAAGTCTAGGGTGGGCCTGTTGTAAGAATAGTACTTACAAATGTTTTGATAGTTCCTTGTCACGGTGTTAATATCGTTCGGTGAAGACGAAGTGGAGCGATTCCCGGCCCGGTTTGCGGTTCAGGTTGTCCCTCCTACCGATGTAGATGAGAACCAGCTACCGAGCTTCGAGTATGCAGTCGGGAGCGATATGCTACCGCCACCATTTGATGAGAGCATGATTTCCCCCCAGGTATAGAGAAGGAATTGCAATGACTTATACATGCAGTATATCTGGTTGAGTAATAAGTCTCATTGGGATCAGTGAACATGAAATAATTTACTGGCATTTTAATGAAAATCTTATTTTTAATGGTAGATCTAGAACTAAAAATCGAGAGCGTATATATGCTGTAGAACCGTGATGTGTATGCTATTCCAGTGAGGCCGTTATGCATGCGCTACAAACGCCCATTTTATATGGGTAAGTAACAAGGCCATGGCTACTGGCAGGCGGGTTAGCATATACAGTCGTGTTCATCCATGGGTTAGCGGTTGTATTTTCTTCAAGTCACGAGCGCTCGTGACTTGAGTTGACTCAAGCAATGAATGGCAGGAAGGGACCTCCCCCCAATTCTAGTTGGGGTACTAGTACCACGGGATTGGCGGAAAACAAAGTGCAAATAGATTTTGTTGATCGATGTGCACACCAagttcctttttttttttaaaaaaaaaaaaaacctcCTCATGCGGCCTTTCCGTAACGTGTTTTCAGTACGGCATAAAAATCTCTCGGGCTCCCGATAGATCAGGGTGGCTTAGGAACACGAGAGCCAACATTTCTCCTTCTGTGGCCTCCTTAAAATAGGAATGTCACGGTACCCCTTTTAGTAAGATTCATATCGAAAAAGGAATGCGCGGATTCTTAGTGTGTACCCTATAGAGGACTCTACGCATTCTTTCAATAGTAAAGTTCATCCATGATTGATCAAGTACTTGGCCGTAAGTGCCTTCATCAAGGGTTTGATGACCGCGTGGAAGCCAAGACCATGCCAACTACCTGCACAGGTAAGACGCCGTTATGGAATTCCATACATATAATACCATCGGTATTCATACGAAAGGAACCCCACCTATAGTTCACCAACTACACTACGGTGCTCATGGATGCATTTATTGCACTTGGGGGCGACAATGGATACACCCCGTTGCGTGTGGGACCTATTCAACCGTAAGCCAGTTGCTCCGGTTGATATGTTGATGCTTATGGTATGGATTTATCCGAATCGATTAGACTTGGGTCAGGTGCAAATTACTTTCCGGTCAGCGCTGCGACTCCCATCGCGTTGGACGCAGAAACCCATCCGTCTGGCTATGCCATCCGCATCAAACTTGAAAATACCCATCCTGACCTCCCGTTTCGTACTAGCGAGCAAATAAATGGTCAACTGAAGACATATTCAAAGCTTGGGATGAAACAGCTCACAGCCTCCAGGTTGTCGCTGAGGGTGTATTTCGAATCTCGGACGTTATTCATGGGCCTGAGACCCAAGCAGTCCGGGGCACTCAACCAGCGAATGCAAAACATGAAAAGTGCTGCGGCCCAGGACTACGATAATGTAATGGGGTACGAGGTGCACAGGGGTGTTATCCCCTCCGAAAACCTGATACTCTCTTGGGACCCAAAAGCCCAATTAGATGCCGTACTCGAACCGGGAAACGGCCACTCTGAGGTTTCAATTCCGTTTTCGTTCACTATTCCTCAGAAGATGGCTATAACAGAGTTTAACAAGTATAGCGGTGCGCCTCGGAATTTATGTCCTGTGCGACGTCATCCTCCGCCCACACTCCGAGACTCACCAGTTGGAAGCATTCAATGGATTGTTGAAGCTGTCATGGATCTCGCTCCAAATGTGCAGAGAGAACAGGATGAGATTATGTTCCTCAAGCCTACTGACCAACGGGTTCTAACGAGATTCGTATTTCCTGTGATACCCGCTCCTAAGGATGTTACCCCACTTAGACAAGAGCCTTTCTTTGGTACCGATATGGAAAATCAGCTTTTTGGCTCACAGAGACTTCGTGGCGAAGGGGCGGGGACAAAGAAGGTGCTGGAGGCCAAAGGAGGAAAGTGGGAAGCATACGTCAAGGAGATCGCAGTACTTGAAAAGTACCACGTTCGATCTGAGGTCAGTAACACAAATGGATACATATATGCCTGGTCAAGCATTTATGCAGACTTACGTGAACTCGGGGTCACAATTCTCCACCAACGCACCCGTCTTCCCTCTCGTCTTGTTTCTCAAG
The Rhizoctonia solani chromosome 8, complete sequence DNA segment above includes these coding regions:
- a CDS encoding endonuclease/exonuclease/phosphatase family protein — encoded protein: MVSWRLVSASVLAAGSTLVAAAPAQAVLELSGVERLPTPATVQTSNATLAAADRDESNIRVLTFNCWGLRFVSQHRLARVTAIADRILNASPAYDVVALQELWLKSDHALVAEAVAPVLPYSTVFYSGAFGSGLSLFSRYPIEQAQMHPFALAGDPIDVLGGDWFVGKGVAAATLAHPVLGHVELLTSHMFARGGETGTVLQQAHRLIGAWEYSQLIRRAAELGRYVIVAGDFNAVDGSAPLEFIRAHAKVQDAWWETHNLTSPAVPIVFPIPKEGAATSALAAIHQHGVTADSPLNSWSAGKPLDATARRHLGKRLDYVLYRGPDARAEFELVASEAKVVMTERMADLGVSLSDHFGVEVVLGITPAGVSTQPERPEFSETKVEANATEILPPLPIPPPVARTRALVLHDTLHVLHAAIPASYAASTAYLTTGIACAFSLVALAVAAGAVGWGPNAKRHRPRVERSNTDNTSPVRAERKRTRAYTTPSPTHPTDPQSPQTPLSSPPPSSPPPALRLPFLPSSSSSTKSRPIQAPWWLGIVLVLAGGLLAAAGTTLLYAGVLFGRWERNAIWDVIDQMERLSSRGGIGQ